In Formosa haliotis, the sequence ACAACATCGTATAAGCTCGAAGTTTCTCCTTCTTTTAATGGTGCATCCATAGAAAGATGACGCCCAGAATTTTTTAGAGACTGTTTTACTTCGCTTACAGTCATGTCTAATTCGTTAGCAATCTCGTCTGCACTTGGCGGACGTTCGTGAGATTGTTCTAAAAAAGAATACGCTTTATTAATTTTATTAATAGAACCAATTTTGTTTAAAGGCAATCTTACAATTCTAGACTGTTCTGCTAAAGCTTGTAAAATGGCTTGACGAATCCACCAAACGGCGTACGAAATAAATTTAAATCCACGGGTTTCATCGAAACGCTTAGCTGCCTTTACCAAACCGGCATTACCTTCATTTATTAAATCGGGTAGGGTTAAACCTTGATTTTGGTATTGTTTTGCAACAGAAACTACAAATCTTAAATTAGATGTTGTTAACTTATCTAATGCTACTTGGTCTCCTTCTCGTATACGCTGCGCTAATTCTACCTCTTCTTCGGCAGTAATTAGTGGCATTTTACTTATATCTTGTAAGTATTTATCTAACGATTTAGACTCCCTGTTAGTTACTTGCTTTGTAATCTTTAATTGCCTCATGTATCTTTTTAGTTTTATGCGTATCTATCAATGTAAACTAATTTTTAACAAATCCTAATAAAATACAACTTAATTCATTAAAAATGAACAAATAAGCTAATTTTATGTAAATACAAGTCAGCAGGGCGGGTAATGAGCGCTAAATAAGATGTATTTCTTCGTTTACTTTTAGATTGAAACGCCTTCTAAACAGATAAACGCCTAAATATAAAAACGGTGTGTCAATTAAAGCCATTAAAACTTTAAACAAAAAACCGCTGATCAATAACCCTGCAAATTTAGTCCATTCTATTTTACCAAAAAAACAAAGTAGCAATAAAACAGTAAGTGTATCAATAAATTGTGATAAAAAGGTTGAAAAATTGTTTCTTAACCACAAATGTTTCCCTTTTGTAAGAGTTTTCCAGTAGTGATAAATCTGAATATCGACAAATTGCGCAAATAAATACGCCATCATACTTGCAAACACCGCAATAATTGTGCTTCCAAACACATTTGTAAACTGAGAATCGTTAACCGGAGACCAATTTGTTGCCGGAACAACATCTGCTGTGTAAACAATGAGCATTGAAAATACGGAAGCAAATATGCCGGTTACCACAATTTGGTTAGCTGCTTTTTTACCATAAATCTCACTTATTAAATCGGTAATTAGAAATGTAATGGGATAGGGTAGAATGCCTACAGACACCTCAAATAGGCTTGCACCAAAAATATTAAGATTAAATGGATACCAATAAAAGAATTTTTGAAAAATTAAATTAGAAACTACCAAAGAAGTCATAAATAGCGCACCTAATAAAAGGTAAACACGATGGGCTACAAATACATCTTTTTTATTCATGATACATACTTTCTAAAACAAACCTACATATTTATTTTTGAAATAGCATTTTTAGTAGTAAAACTTGAATTCCAGAGAGGTAATTATAAAGCTAATTTGAAATCAAATTTTTCTAACTGTTTAATGTCAAAATTTAAGTTTAAGTAAATTACTTTTCTTTAATTTGCCCATATTTTGGTACATGACAAAACGCGTTTACATATCTATAGGAAGTAATAAAGGAGAACGATTTCAGCATTTACAACATGCAGTAAATCGCATTTTTGAAAATATTGGGACTATAGAGTTTATTTCGAAAGTATATACCTCCCCTGCTTTTGGCTTTGAAAGCGACGAGTTTTTAAATGCCTGTTTAGTGGTTAAAACCGACTTGCTTCCTGAAACGGTAATGAAAACCTTACTCGATATTGAAGCAGAATTAGGTCGTACCCGAACGGATAGCAACGGATACGAAGCACGTGTCATAGATTTAGATATTATTTTTATTGATGACGATATCATTGAAACGACTTTACTACAAGTGCCGCATCCAGAAATGCATAAACGTCGTTTTGTGCTACAACCTTTAAACGATGTAGCACCACGAGTGGTACATCCTGTTTTTAAGCAATTAGTATGTGAATTGTTACAAAGTTGTACAGACGATAGCGTTTTACAGCCAATTAATGAATGTTTAAAGAATCCGATAGAGAGGTTCAATTTTTCTCATCATAACTATATCGCTATCGAAGGGAATATAGGTGCTGGTAAAACCAGTTTGTCTACTAAAATGTCTGAAGATTTTAATGCTAAATTAGTTTTAGAACGTTTTGCCGACAATCCGTTTTTACCTAAATTTTACGAAGATGCATCACGTTATGCTTTTCCGCTAGAAATGTCTTTTCTTGCAGACAGATACCAACAAATTAGCGACGATTTATCTCAGCTTGATTTGTTTAAAGATTTTATTGTAAGCGATTACGATGTGTTTAAATCGTTGATTTTTTCAAGAATTACGCTCGAAGAAGACGAGTTTAAACTCTACAGAAAATTGTTCTACATTATGTATAAAGAGATTGCAAAACCAGATTTATACGTGTATTTATATCAAAATACAGAACGCCTGCAACAAAATATAAAAAAGAGAGGCCGCCAATACGAGCAGCAAATTGCCGACGATTATTTGAATAAAATCAACTTAGGGTATTTAGAATTTCTAAAAAATCAAAAGGACTTTAAAGTAAAAATCATCGATATATCAAACAAAGATTTCGTAAATAATAGAGCCGATTACTTATGGGTTCTAGGCGAAATAAGTAATGAATTTAGTACAAATTAGTCCTCATCGGTCTTATGAGTTTTTAACCATTCTTCTCCTTTTTTATCTAAAAAGAAATCCATCCAAACGTAGTACATTTTATTGTTGTCTTTAACAGCCACAGAATGGTTAGACCCTAAAGGAATGTGAAGTAATGAATATTCTGGAAAATCTACTTTGGCATCGTCTGCAAATACAATAGTCTGATTATTAGTAAGGCCTAAGAATAATTGTTCTAGCATAGGGTGTTTGTGTGCACCAACCTCGTCTGGTCCTATGGTTTCAACGGTTCCCATGGCTACACGCGGAATGTATTTGTTAGATAGTATGGTTCTGCTTGTAGTTTGCGGACTTTTAATAGCCTCGGTATAAGGTTTACAATCTATGAATTTTTTAAAATAGATGGTCTCAATGTTTTCCTTAGGAAAGCTTTTTAAATCCTGAATATCTTGTTCGCTAAGTAAAACAGATATTTTTACATATTGAAGCGTATCGTTTTTATTGGCACGCATCGTAATACCTTCAACTGTATTTGGGAGCAGGATAGATTCTGGTACAATATCGTAAGTTTTAGTTTTCGATGTTATTTTTCCATGTCCTTTAATAAATAAGTAAATGGTTCTGTAAGCTTTATCAATGCTTATGTTTTTAGTAAGTTCATCGGTTACGACTTCATAATCAGCTTGCACACCATTAATCTCATTTTTAAGTACCGTTTTACTGTACTCATGCTCGTTGCTTTGTAAATCCATAGTGAGTAATTCAATAGGAATTTCTTGGGCAAAAAGAGTTACATTAGAAATTAGAAATGCTAAAAATAAGAATGTGGATTTTATATTCATGACGTGTAAATTGGTTTACCAATTTAGTCAAAAACATTCAAACCACAAGGGAGAACTGTAAATAAGCGTCTAAAAACTTTAATTTTAAATCGGTTTAAAGTATAATTCTTAGTTATTTTAAAACTGGTGAAAGTTTACTAAACAAGTCCCAAACAACCACACCACAACTCACCGAGATATTTAAAGAATGTTTGGTGCCAAACTGAGGAATTTCAATTACCATATCGCTAGCATTTACGACGTTTTGTGCTACCCCTTTAACCTCGTTCCCGAATACAAGTGCGTAAGTGGTGTCGGTTTCCGGAGTAAATTGGTTTAACATGGTTGCGTTTACGGCTTGTTCTATACTTAAAACTCTTATGTTTTGGGCCTGAAGTTTTTCTATAACCTCCAAGGTGTTTTCCGCATACTCCCAAGCAACCGTATCTGTGCTTCCCAATGCCGTTTTATGAATGTCTTTATGCGGAGGCGTAGCCGTAATGCCACATAAATATATTTTTTCTATCAAAAATGCATCACTTGTTCTAAATACAGATCCAATATTGTTAAGACTTCTAATGTTGTCTAAAACAATAATCAGTGGTGTTTTTTTTGTCTCTTTAAAATCTTCAACACTCAATCGGTCTAACTCACTGTTTTTTAGTTTGCGCATACTTTTCAATCTATTTTTTGAAATGATTTCGATTTTTTTAAATGGCGGGCCACATATTTTTAAAAAATCAAATTATGGTTACATTAGCAACCTTACTAGAAGGCAAAAATAATATTTAAAAATCACTTTACCATTGGCAAAAAAAACTAAAAAGGAAACGCCGTTAATGAAACAGTATAACGCGATTAAAGCGAAGTATCCCGACGCTTTATTGCTATTTCGTGTAGGCGATTTTTACGAAACCTTTGGTGAAGACGCCATTAAAACGGCTGGTATTTTAGGAATTATTCTAACAAAACGTGGTGCTGGAAGTGAAAGTGAAATAGAATTGGCAGGTTTTCCGCATCATTCTATAAACACGTATTTGCCAAAACTGGTAAAAGCGGGAGAACGTGTTGCCATTTGCGACCAGTTAGAAGATCCGAAGCAAACAAAAACGATTGTTAAACGTGGGGTTACTGAATTAATAACACCTGGAGTATCGTTAAATGATGAGGTTTTAAAATCGAAATCGAATAACTTTTTATGTTCGGTTCATTTTGGTAAAACCCATATCGGGATTTCTTTTTTAGATATTTCTACCGGAGAATTTTTAACCTCGCAAGGGAATGATGAATACATAGATAAACTCCTTCAAAATTTTAATCCTAGCGAAATTTTAGTGTCTAAACCAAAACGTAATACGTTTAAAGACACGTTTGGCGACGATTATCATGTGTTTTATTTGGAAGATTGGGTATATCAAACCGATTACACCAATGAAACTCTTTTAAAACATTTTAATACCAAATCGTTAAAAGGGTTTGGGGTCGAAAATTTAGAAGATGGAATTATTGCTTCAGGGTCTATTTTACATTATCTAAGCGAAACCCAGCATAATAAATTAGAGCATATTGCATCTATTTCGCGTATTGCCGAAGATGATTATGTGTGGATGGATCGCTTTACTATGCGAAATTTAGAGTTGTACAACTCTACCAATAACAATGCCGTTACCTTATTGCATGTTATAGATAAAACCATTTCGCCTATGGGCGGACGTATGTTAAAACGTTGGTTGGCTCTGCCTTTAAAAACCGCAGAAAAAATTAAGCAGCGCCATGAAGTGGTTGATTTTTTAACAAAAACAACAGAATCGCATCAAAAGATTCGAAATTATATTAAAAATATAGGCGATTTAGAGCGCTTGATTTCAAAAGTAGCAACGGCTAAAGTGAATCCTCGAGAGGTTATTCAGCTTAAAAATTCATTGGAAGCCATTGTGCCTATAAAAACATTAGCATCAGATTCTACCAACGAGGCTTTAAAAATTATAGGCGATAAATTGCAGAGTTGCGATTTGCTAAGAGAACGCATCAAGAAAACTTTAAATGAAGACGCTCCAGTAAATGTGTTAAAAGGAAATACAATTGCTGTAGGATTTTCAGAAGAATTAGACGAATTACGTGGTTTATCTACTTCGGGAAAAAATTATCTCGATGATATGTTGGAGCGCGAAAGTGCTAGAACCGGAATTACATCTTTAAAAATAGCCTCGAATAATGTATTTGGCTATTATATTGAAGTGCGGAATACACATAAAGATAAGGTGCCGGAGGAGTGGATTAGAAAACAAACACTCGTAAATGCCGAGCGCTATATTACTGAAGAGTTAAAGGAATACGAAGCCAAAATATTAGGAGCAGAAGAACGTATTTTAGCTATTGAGCAAAAATTGTTTTCAGATTTAGTGGCATGGATGAGCCAGTATATTAAACCGGTACAGCAAAATGCATTTTTAATTGGACAATTAGATTGTTTATGCGGATTTGCGCAACTGGCAACCGATAACGATTATGTGTATCCTACTATAGACGATACATTTGATTTGGAAATTACAGAAGGGCGTCACCCGGTGATAGAAAAGCAACTACCAATAGGCGAGCCTTATATCGCGAACGATGTGTTTTTAGATCGCTCGTCGCAACAAATCATCATGATTACAGGGCCTAATATGTCTGGTAAATCGGCTATTTTGCGTCAGACAGCTTTAATTGTTTTATTGGCGCAAATAGGAAGTTTTGTTCCGGCAAAAGCAGCGAGAATAGGAGTAGTCGACAAAATATTTACCCGAGTAGGTGCTAGTGATAATATTTCGATGGGAGAATCGACATTTATGGTCGAGATGAATGAAACGGCATCTATTCTTAATAATATGTCTGAACGTAGTTTAGTGTTGCTTGACGAGATAGGACGTGGTACAAGTACTTACGATGGGATTTCTATTGCTTGGGCTATTAGCGAATATTTGCACGAGCATCCTGCTAAAGCAAAAACACTGTTTGCTACGCATTATCATGAATTGAATGAAATGACCGAAACGTTTTCTAGAATCAAGAATTTTAATGTATCGGTGAAAGAACTAAAAGATAATGTTTTATTCTTGCGTAAGTTGGTTGAAGGCGGGAGCGAACATAGTTTTGGAATTCATGTGGCAAAGATGGCAGGAATGCCTCAACAAGTGTTACATCGTGCCAATACAATTTTAAAGAAATTAGAGAAATCGCATTCTAGTGAAGAACTAACCGATAAGGTAAAAACAATATCAGACGATTTGCAATTAAGCTTTTTTAATCTTGACGACCCTTTATTAGAAAACATAAAAGAGGAAATTGTTAACACCGATATCGATACCTTAACACCGGTAGAGGCCTTAATGAAGCTAAACGAGATTAAAAGAATGCTTGTTAAGCCCAGTAAAACCGTAAAAAGTTAGAATTTTTAATATTGATTTTCAGTAGATTAAAAAATATTTTAAAATTTTTTTAAAAAAAGCTTTGGGAAGCCAAGAAAAGTCCTAAATTTGCATCCGCAATAGTAATGTTGCAACGTTCATTAAAACACTACGCGAAAGTAGCTCAGGGGTAGAGCATCACCTTGCCAAGGTGAGGGTCGCGGGTTCAAATCCCGTCTTTCGCTCTGAGAACATATACCAAAATGCTGAAGTGGTGGAATTGGTAGACACGTTGGACTTAAAATCCAATGGGTAGTAATGCCCGTGCGGGTTCAAGTCCCGCCTTCAGTACAAAAGCCTTTATCGAAAGATAGAGGCTTTTTTTATTATTAAATTCAGTTTTATTAATTTAAAAACTAATTTAATACAAATTGCATACCACGCAGAAGTGGTGGAATTGGTAGACACGTTGGACTTAAAATCCAATGGGTAGTAATGCCCGTGCGGGTTCAAGTCCCGCCTTCTGTACTAAAAGCCTTTATCGAAAGATAGAGGCTTTTTTTTGTTTCTGCTATTTAGTTGTCAAACGTGGTACTTACGTGAATAATTCCATTATGAATACTATCTAAAACATATGAAACTCGTCTAATATTATTTGGAGGTATTTTTAAGTATCTAGCATAATTTATTTCCCCTACTGAACAATAAATTAAAGTATCGTCTCGCAAATCATCCAGTAATAGAACTTGATAAACTGAAGTGTCTTTAGGTTTAAGATTTCCAAAAGAAATGGAAAACAGGGAGACATTCGAAAATAGTATCTCGCTCTGATTTATTACTCTGATTTTAGTAGAGTCAGTTACGGTTGTCGTTGATTTATATACCCAAAGTATAATAGAAATAAATAGAGCTAGAATGATTCCAATTTTCATAATACTATGTTTTTATATCCTGATTATTCTATTTAAATATACCAAATAAAATGTAGATTAGTGTGCTAATCTATTGATAGGAAGTAGTTGTAAAAAAAACTAAAATGTAAATGATTCCTATTTTATAATTAAATAAAAAAATAATATCGCTATAATTAATATTATTGATAAATTGTTAGTTAACCAATTCACTGATTTATTAAGTTTTTTCTTTTGAAAATGTCACACAAGAAGATTTGTTTTTTATCTCTATTTGTAGTAATTCATGCTCTTATGCATTGCCAGGTACAAATTACCGGTACCGTTTTAGAGTTCAATTCTGATAAAAATGAAAAAGTGATACCGCAGGCCAATGTTATTTGGTTAAATAGTACTATTGGAACGTCTACTGATGAAAATGGAAATTTTAGTGTTCCATATAAAAATGAATTTAAAAAGATAATAATAAGTTCAGTAGGATATAGAACCGATACAATAACTGTTAATAGGCCTAATTTGGGAAAAATATGGCTGCATCCTAATTTGGAGTTAGAAGAGATTCTAATACGGAAAAAACTTAATCCTATTCAAAAATCTTTATTCCAAATTCAAAATGTAGTTAATGTGGATAGCCGAGAAATGCTTAAGGCGGCATGTTGTAATCTATCTGAATCTTTTGAAACAAATCCAGCTGTGGATGTAAATATTTCAGATGCTATTACAGGGGCAAAACAAATACAGATGTTAGGTTTAAATAGTCCTTATTTGTTATTTACTCAAGAAAATATGCCTTCCATAAGAGGGGCTTCTCAAATTTATGGGCTTTCATTTATTCCTGGCTCTTGGATAGAAAGTATTCAAATTACAAAAGGAGCAGGAAATGTTTTGAATGGTTTTGAAAGTATTTCAGGACAAATAAACACAGAATTAGTAAAACCTCTAACCGACTATAAATTTTTTCTGAATATGTATGCTAATATTTTTGAGCGTTATGAATTTAATGCCCGTTACAATAAAAAATTATCGGAGAAATTAGCAACTGGTTTTTATTTACATTCTAATTTAAGAAATGGGAAAATAGATCACAATTCTGATAATTTTTTAGATATTCCATTGGCTAAGCAAATCAATTTTATGAATAGGTGGCAATATGTAGATCCTTTAAAGGGTTGGGTTAGTTTTTTTAACGCCCAATATCTTTTTGATGAAAAACAGACAGGAGAAAAATCTTTTAATCCTGATATAGATAAATTTACAAATAACGCTTGGGGTAGTGAGGTAAAATCTAGTAGGTTAGATTTATTTGCAAAATTAGGATACGTATTTCCCGATTTGCCTTATCAAAGTGTTGGGTATCAAATGGCCTTTAGTCATCATAATCAGTATTCATATTACGGATTGAACGAATATAACATAGAACAACAGTCGTATTATTCTAATCTTATTTTTAATAGTATTATAGGAAGTACACAGCATAAATTTAAAACAGGACTAAATTTTACTTTTGACAATTTTAACGAAGATGTTAACCGACACAGCTGGGATAGGAGAGATAACTCTGTCGGTGCTTTCTTTGAGTATACTTACGATAATCTTGATAAATTAAGTTTTGTTTTAGGAATAAGGGTCGATAATCATAATAGATTAGGTGCTTTTATAACTCCTAGGTTGCATTTAAGGTATTCCTTATGGAATCGTGCTAGTTTAAGGTTTTCTGGAGGGAGAGGTAAAAGAGCAGCAAATATATTTACAGAAAACCAGCAGTTTTTCGCTTCATCTAGATCTGTAAATATTGAAAATAATGGAGGTAATATATATTCACTTGATTCAGAAATAGCTTGGAATACTGGTATCGGATTAATTCAAAAATTATATTTATGGGATAGAGCATTCGATTTTTCTGTAGATTATTATATTACTGATTTTGAGGAACAGGTCGTGGTAGATTGGGAGAATCCGCGAGAGATATCATTTTATAATTTAAAAGGAAATAGTGTGTCTAAAAGTTTGCAGTTAGATATAAATTATGAGTTATTTCAAAATTTAAACTTGAGGTTAACTTATAAAAATTATGATGTTAAAATAGATTATAATTCAGGTACGTTACAAAAGCCTTTACAACCAGAACATCGGTTTTTTATGAATATCAGTTATGAAACACCTAGAAAAACGAGAGAATCTCAATGGAAAATTGATTTCACGATACATTGGACTGGAGAACAAAGATTACCAAATACGGTTTCTAATCCTATAGAGTATCAATTAGGAACTTATTCGGAGTCATATAGCATAATGAATTTTAACCTTACTCGTGTTCTTAATGAAAAAATTGATTTATATTTAGGGGGAGAGAATATTGGGAATTCTGTGCAAAAAAATCCTATTCTTGGCGCCGATGATCCTTTTGGTTCTTACTTTGATAGTACACTTCTATATGCCCCTGTTTTAGGAGGAACTTATTATTTAGGATTTCGGTTTAAGTTGAGACATTAAAGGTTTTTTTTAGAGATGATTGTTGGTAAGGTTGGTGGAGTTCAGTGTTTTGACTATATTTATATAGTGTGGTAATATCTCCAATTATTTTGTGTAATTTTTTTAATCTAAAAAAGGAAATATGGGAAGATCAATTAATATAATAACAGTTCTCTTTTCTATTATTGTGCTTTTTATAGTTAGTAAAGTCAATGCTCAGGAGGAATACGGAGTTAAGCAAAAAAATAAAAGTATTGTTATACAAGTAATGGGTAATTGCGGAATGTGTAAATCTCGGATAGAAAAAGCTTCAATAAAAGTAAAGGGAGTAAAATATGCTAGCTGGGATATTCCTTCGAAAGAATTGAGTTTGGTTATAGATGAACGAAAATGCTCTCCTATAGATATTAAAAAAGCTATAGCTGCAGTAGGACACGATACCGATTTAGAGATTGCAAGAGATGCAGTTTATAATGAGCTTCCACCGTGTTGTAAATTTAGGGATCCAAATAGTATTAAATTGGATCATGGGTCTGGGCATTAAATTTCTTGTGTCTAAAAGTAATTTGAAGTTTAAAATAGTAATTACATTTTTATTACACGTTTGGCGAGAATGATATTTCCTTGTGTATCCACTACATTAATAACATAAAATCCAGTTGAAAGGCCATATAAATTATTAATAATTATGGTATTAGTGTTTTCAAAGACTTCTTCACGAATTAAACCACCCATCATATTATATACTCCAACAGTGCAATTAGTTTTCTTGTTAAGTTTTATTGTGATTTTTTCAGTAAAAGGATTTGGATAGGTGTCTATAATTATTGGAGTATCGTCTTTATTATCTTCTTCCCAAATAATAGTAGCATTTATATTTTTATCAAAATTATATGGTTTTATTTCTCTCGCTTTCTTACTTGTTCTTTGTAAGCTAGTATTAGTATCTATTGTTGCTAATAAATTAGATCCGGCATGGGCTTCGAAACCAGGAAGGAAATTAATCTCATTCATAGATTCTATTCTGCAATTTGATTCATTTGGCACTACAAAATTATTGCCTACTTCTATAAGGTATTGATAATAAAAGTACTCTTGTGGTCTAAATGTGTTACTTACAATATAGTTGTTTAGATTTGCCACCCCATTGGTTCCATAGAATACTCCAAGTGATCTGGTGTCTATAATGTCATTAGGATTCACTGCTGGTAGAGTTTCTCCATTAAAAATATAAGTTCCATCATATCTCAGCATGGAAGTGGCTAGAAATAAGGAGTTGTGGTGGGTTTCTTCCCAATTATGCCAAACAAAATCTACAAAGGTATGGTGAAGATAAAAAATGGGATCTCTTGGAGATAGTGGGGTAGGCATAGCTCCACCCGTCCATACGTGTGCACCTCTGTGTACATTGCGTCTTTCTAATTCGTTAGAAAATTCAAAAAAGTTTGTTATATTGTATAAAGCAGACAGTTCATTAGGAGTCGGAAGTGGACCATTGTTTCCTAAATTTCTCCGTAAATTCCAATTCACGTCAAAACTACCTATGAAATCCTCGTTCCATAGTGGAGAGTCTAATGCTTGGTCGCTTTGGCTTTCCCAAAATCCCAAGCTTATTTTTGGATTTATATTTTGTACGGCTTGTTCCATTTCGAACATTTGACGTCTGTGCCAAGCCAAAAATATTTCACGCTCAGGTTCGTCTGGAAGATTAAAGTGGAGATCTAAACGTGTGGGGTCTATAGTGTTATCAAAATTAAAAAACTGGCTATGAAATACAGCCAAATCATTAAATAAATCTGGACCATTTCGTAACTCGTAAAAAGCATCCACTAATTCAATTTTTTCGTATTCTGTCATTTCCAAATAACTTTTTCGAATACTTTGCGCTTTTACGTTCTGATATAAACATAAAAGAATTAATAAACTGTATATGAGTTTCATATTTTGATTTAATAGTAATTATTTAAAAATATGCTATTTACTATTGGGAGATATTAATTCGTAGAGTAATATTAATCAAAATTCAGTATTAAATATTATTAAGTCGTTGAAAAGCAATAAGATAT encodes:
- a CDS encoding tyrosinase family protein, with amino-acid sequence MKLIYSLLILLCLYQNVKAQSIRKSYLEMTEYEKIELVDAFYELRNGPDLFNDLAVFHSQFFNFDNTIDPTRLDLHFNLPDEPEREIFLAWHRRQMFEMEQAVQNINPKISLGFWESQSDQALDSPLWNEDFIGSFDVNWNLRRNLGNNGPLPTPNELSALYNITNFFEFSNELERRNVHRGAHVWTGGAMPTPLSPRDPIFYLHHTFVDFVWHNWEETHHNSLFLATSMLRYDGTYIFNGETLPAVNPNDIIDTRSLGVFYGTNGVANLNNYIVSNTFRPQEYFYYQYLIEVGNNFVVPNESNCRIESMNEINFLPGFEAHAGSNLLATIDTNTSLQRTSKKAREIKPYNFDKNINATIIWEEDNKDDTPIIIDTYPNPFTEKITIKLNKKTNCTVGVYNMMGGLIREEVFENTNTIIINNLYGLSTGFYVINVVDTQGNIILAKRVIKM